A genomic segment from uncultured Marinifilum sp. encodes:
- a CDS encoding BamA/TamA family outer membrane protein codes for MNKLIVLCVIFLLISCNCYSQSERVYLNIKLDKSENSNLKNILRVEGKYKNRLEAISVLNRKIAKLREKGFWEANIDSVVFVHDSIHTNVHLGSKYSIEKFSSADLNKKNLSEFNYRVNHNDDLNKTKLHQKSMLKELNNNGYPFALIELDSLNIDNKILSGVWKLNCGERVYWDTIIRKGDLKIKKNFIERYLSISSGKLYSEKRFNSISDKIKGLNFVREIKPAEVEFIKNKALLYTYLSKEKSNRFDGILGLLNNSGSNNKLELTGEINLFLENTLKVGEQIKLNWKKYEAASQNLNVGFGYPYLIGNIGFDFDLGIEKKDSTYLTSDLNLGVRLFQRGTKMVRLFYKFKSSALLSTKNLSGISVLPDYADVKSNLIGLGVEYSKLDYSYNPKSGYAFDFNFAIGKHTTEKNSKIPQELYENLDLKGTLINAEWYWEYNIPLAKKISYRIKNKGGIISSPDLFANDLFKLGGISSLRGFNENIFLASEYTVLSNELRFIPERNTSFYLFWDGAYYKNEILDKKSEDLPWGIGLGFNFGTRSGIFSLTYALGKQKNQNLDFKTAKIHFGFVSRF; via the coding sequence ATGAATAAATTAATTGTTTTGTGTGTTATTTTCTTGTTAATCAGCTGTAATTGCTATTCTCAAAGTGAAAGGGTGTACCTAAATATTAAGCTTGATAAATCGGAAAATAGCAATTTAAAAAATATATTAAGAGTTGAAGGAAAATATAAAAATAGGCTTGAAGCGATTTCAGTTTTAAATCGAAAAATTGCCAAACTCAGAGAAAAAGGATTTTGGGAAGCGAATATTGATTCTGTTGTTTTTGTTCACGATTCTATTCATACAAATGTTCATTTAGGGAGTAAGTATTCTATTGAAAAATTTTCTAGTGCCGATTTGAATAAAAAGAATTTATCTGAGTTTAATTATAGAGTAAACCACAATGATGATTTGAACAAAACGAAATTACATCAGAAGTCGATGCTTAAAGAATTGAACAATAATGGATATCCTTTTGCTTTAATAGAACTCGATAGTTTAAATATAGATAATAAGATTCTTTCTGGTGTTTGGAAATTAAATTGTGGTGAGCGGGTATATTGGGATACGATTATAAGAAAGGGTGATTTAAAAATAAAGAAGAATTTTATAGAAAGATATTTGAGTATTTCTTCAGGAAAACTTTATAGCGAAAAGAGGTTTAATTCTATATCTGATAAAATAAAAGGATTAAATTTTGTTCGAGAAATAAAACCGGCCGAAGTGGAATTTATAAAAAATAAAGCCTTATTATATACCTATTTAAGTAAAGAAAAATCTAACAGGTTTGATGGTATTTTAGGTTTGCTAAATAATTCGGGAAGTAATAATAAATTGGAATTAACGGGCGAGATCAACTTATTTTTGGAGAATACGCTTAAAGTAGGAGAGCAAATTAAATTAAACTGGAAAAAGTACGAGGCCGCTAGTCAGAATTTAAATGTTGGTTTTGGATATCCGTATTTAATTGGGAATATAGGATTCGATTTTGATTTAGGTATAGAAAAAAAAGACAGTACATATTTAACTAGCGATTTGAATTTGGGAGTTAGACTTTTTCAAAGAGGAACTAAGATGGTGCGCTTATTTTATAAATTTAAATCTTCAGCTTTATTATCGACTAAAAATTTAAGTGGAATTAGTGTTTTGCCCGATTATGCCGATGTGAAATCTAATTTAATAGGTTTAGGGGTTGAGTATAGTAAATTAGATTATTCTTATAATCCCAAAAGTGGTTATGCATTCGATTTTAACTTTGCAATTGGAAAGCATACAACAGAAAAAAATAGTAAAATTCCACAAGAATTATACGAGAATCTTGATTTGAAAGGGACTTTGATTAATGCAGAATGGTATTGGGAGTATAATATTCCATTGGCAAAAAAAATTAGTTATCGAATTAAAAATAAAGGGGGAATTATTAGTTCACCAGATTTATTTGCAAATGATTTATTTAAACTAGGAGGAATTTCTAGCCTTAGAGGATTTAACGAAAATATATTTTTGGCTTCAGAATATACTGTCTTATCTAATGAATTAAGGTTTATTCCAGAAAGAAATACAAGTTTTTATTTATTTTGGGATGGAGCATATTATAAAAATGAAATTCTAGATAAAAAATCGGAAGACTTGCCTTGGGGAATTGGTTTAGGTTTTAATTTTGGAACTCGCTCGGGTATTTTTTCCTTGACTTATGCTTTAGGGAAACAGAAAAATCAAAACCTTGATTTTAAAACAGCAAAAATACATTTTGGTTTTGTTAGCCGATTTTAA